A genomic region of Mesobacillus jeotgali contains the following coding sequences:
- a CDS encoding YndM family protein has product MKHIRALAVKFLASMVLLYVILGLMYDMSFSNVFLISLVLGLASYVIGDLFLLPKTNNTIATLADFGLAFMIIWVLGESLTYGESLLLASLISAAGVAVFEYFFHKYVAGIVLEDGERQYGNKGYQYQTEASEELYPVRPDVRSEEDTEK; this is encoded by the coding sequence TTGAAACATATTAGAGCATTAGCTGTAAAGTTCCTTGCCAGCATGGTACTACTTTATGTCATTCTTGGCCTGATGTACGATATGTCTTTTTCAAATGTCTTCCTGATTTCCCTGGTTCTTGGGCTAGCTTCTTATGTAATTGGGGACCTGTTCTTATTGCCAAAAACGAATAATACAATCGCAACATTAGCTGACTTTGGACTGGCATTTATGATCATTTGGGTTTTGGGAGAAAGTTTAACTTATGGAGAGAGTCTGTTGCTGGCATCTTTGATATCTGCCGCTGGTGTTGCCGTGTTTGAATACTTCTTCCATAAATATGTGGCAGGCATTGTTCTGGAAGATGGGGAAAGGCAATATGGGAATAAAGGGTACCAATATCAAACAGAAGCGTCTGAAGAACTATATCCCGTTAGACCTGATGTGAGGAGCGAAGAGGATACCGAAAAATAA
- a CDS encoding amino acid permease: MDFFLPSSKSGCGNSSNEGDLKWWQLSLIGVGCTIGTGFFLGSAIGIKVTGPSIVFSFILAAIGTYVVYNLLAKMTAKDPQDGSFCYYAKKAYGQWAGFSCGWNYWSSNILIMGSQLTALSILSQFWFPNIPLWIFATGYAILSIGVVLTGNKGFDKVEDLFAIIKTAAIIMFILIAAAAIFGWFNLDTKQVIVPNSSQKLFPEGFKGFWSSLIYAFYAYGGIEVIGLMATRLKNKEDAPKAGVIMLILLVIIYVLALGLAVIMAAHGSFHHKESPFVTALAPYNLAFFPHVFNGAIIVAGFSTMTASLFGVTTLLVTLAGDGDAPKVFAKKIKKMKELPLPSLGLAVAGLIASIITALLLPGKIYEYITTAAGILILFNWAFIIISALKLLELKAWGKTISFIGIALILAAVSGTIMEKSIRMGFFISIIVVLLIGMISLVLQKKVWNKASRAK, from the coding sequence ATGGATTTTTTTCTGCCATCATCAAAATCGGGATGTGGAAATAGCTCCAATGAAGGAGATTTGAAATGGTGGCAACTGTCACTGATTGGTGTTGGGTGTACGATTGGCACCGGTTTTTTCCTCGGTTCTGCAATCGGTATTAAAGTTACCGGGCCATCCATCGTTTTTTCTTTCATCCTTGCCGCAATCGGAACATACGTAGTATATAATTTACTGGCAAAAATGACAGCAAAAGATCCCCAGGATGGCTCGTTTTGCTATTATGCTAAGAAGGCCTATGGTCAATGGGCTGGATTCAGCTGTGGCTGGAATTATTGGAGTTCCAATATCCTCATTATGGGAAGCCAGCTTACTGCTCTTTCAATTTTGTCACAATTCTGGTTTCCTAACATACCGTTGTGGATTTTCGCTACTGGTTATGCTATCCTCTCGATCGGTGTCGTCCTTACTGGGAATAAGGGATTTGACAAGGTAGAAGATTTATTTGCAATCATTAAAACTGCCGCAATTATTATGTTCATTTTAATAGCAGCTGCCGCTATATTTGGCTGGTTTAATCTTGATACGAAGCAAGTAATCGTGCCAAATTCTTCACAAAAACTCTTTCCTGAAGGCTTCAAAGGGTTCTGGTCGTCATTGATCTATGCATTTTATGCATACGGAGGAATAGAAGTAATCGGCTTGATGGCAACAAGGCTGAAAAATAAAGAAGATGCTCCAAAAGCGGGAGTCATCATGCTGATTTTATTAGTAATCATTTACGTTCTTGCTTTAGGGCTTGCGGTCATTATGGCAGCTCATGGTTCCTTTCATCATAAAGAAAGTCCATTTGTCACAGCCCTGGCTCCATATAATCTGGCTTTTTTTCCTCATGTGTTCAACGGAGCGATCATCGTTGCAGGCTTTTCAACCATGACTGCTTCGCTGTTCGGGGTGACCACACTTCTCGTTACGCTTGCCGGCGATGGGGATGCTCCGAAGGTCTTCGCAAAGAAAATCAAAAAAATGAAAGAGCTGCCTCTTCCATCGCTTGGACTGGCAGTGGCTGGCTTGATTGCATCAATTATTACGGCCTTGCTGCTTCCGGGCAAAATTTATGAATATATCACTACAGCCGCAGGAATCCTGATTTTATTCAATTGGGCTTTTATCATCATTTCAGCTCTGAAATTACTGGAATTAAAAGCATGGGGAAAAACCATTTCATTTATCGGAATCGCCCTTATTCTTGCTGCAGTTAGCGGGACGATAATGGAAAAGAGCATACGTATGGGTTTCTTTATTAGCATAATCGTAGTCTTGCTTATTGGGATGATATCGTTAGTTTTACAGAAAAAGGTATGGAATAAAGCTAGTCGCGCAAAGTAA